In Thermoplasmata archaeon, the following are encoded in one genomic region:
- a CDS encoding class I SAM-dependent methyltransferase, with protein MSVRSHRPRPTARADSARSNLASWERTAERYERRHAHALGRDGGEAWGLFRIPEHTLRMVGPVRGRDVLELGCGAAWWSIALARRGARVIGVDFSPVRLSQASARVRSAGRSVALVRARAERLPCADASFDLVLSDYGATTFADPRRTIPEAARVLRPGGHLVFAHASPWRSVCESPRSGRPTQRLVRPYFGIHALRTPGSTEFQLTYGEWIDLFRASGLSVERLVEPSAVGARQSTYVSRAGQRWARRWPIETIWKLVRLPGPTGRRRPRRARRPR; from the coding sequence ATGTCGGTCCGTTCACATCGCCCCCGCCCCACAGCTCGCGCCGACTCGGCGCGCTCCAACCTCGCGTCCTGGGAGCGGACGGCCGAACGCTACGAACGGCGGCACGCCCACGCCCTGGGCCGCGACGGCGGGGAGGCCTGGGGCCTGTTCCGGATCCCCGAGCACACCCTGCGGATGGTGGGCCCGGTCCGAGGGCGCGACGTGCTCGAGCTCGGATGCGGCGCGGCCTGGTGGTCGATCGCGCTTGCCCGGCGTGGCGCGCGGGTGATCGGCGTCGACTTCTCCCCCGTGCGGCTCTCGCAGGCGAGCGCCCGGGTGCGGTCCGCCGGGCGATCCGTCGCGCTCGTGCGCGCGCGGGCCGAGCGGTTGCCGTGCGCGGACGCTTCGTTCGACCTCGTGCTCTCGGACTACGGAGCGACGACGTTCGCCGATCCGCGGCGGACAATCCCCGAGGCCGCCCGTGTGCTTCGTCCCGGCGGGCACCTCGTCTTTGCTCACGCGAGCCCCTGGCGGTCCGTCTGCGAGAGCCCGCGCAGCGGGCGGCCGACGCAGAGGCTCGTCCGGCCCTACTTCGGGATCCACGCGCTGCGCACCCCCGGCTCCACGGAGTTCCAGCTCACCTACGGGGAATGGATCGATCTCTTCCGGGCGAGCGGACTATCGGTCGAGCGGCTCGTCGAACCGTCCGCGGTCGGGGCCCGCCAGAGCACCTACGTCTCTCGGGCCGGCCAGCGCTGGGCGCGGCGCTGGCCGATCGAGACGATCTGGAAGCTCGTCCGACTCCCGGGTCCCACGGGCCGCCGGCGTCCGCGCCGCGCGCGAAGGCCACGCTAA
- a CDS encoding NAD(P)-binding domain-containing protein, whose protein sequence is MRVGILGSGAVGQALGQAFAQKGHDVVLGTKNPGKPELAAWQRSVGPNAALGTFPEAAAHGELVVLCCLGSAALTVIDLAGPARFEAKILIDVTNPLDFSKGNPPGLFVGTTDSLGEQVQHKLPRARVVKCFNIVPNSVMANPSVGGEMPDMMIAGNDPTAKSEVVSILRQFGWPGAIDVGGIEGARWLEALVPLWVRVASSFANFRVAFKVLR, encoded by the coding sequence ATGCGCGTCGGAATCCTCGGCAGCGGTGCGGTGGGACAGGCGCTCGGGCAAGCGTTCGCCCAGAAGGGTCACGACGTCGTCCTCGGAACGAAGAACCCGGGGAAGCCCGAGCTCGCCGCCTGGCAGCGTTCCGTCGGTCCGAACGCCGCGCTCGGGACGTTCCCCGAGGCCGCGGCGCACGGCGAGCTCGTCGTCCTGTGCTGCCTCGGATCGGCCGCGCTCACCGTGATCGACCTCGCGGGACCCGCTCGGTTCGAAGCCAAGATCCTGATCGACGTCACGAACCCGCTCGATTTCTCGAAGGGCAATCCTCCGGGCCTGTTCGTGGGGACGACCGACTCGCTGGGCGAGCAGGTGCAGCACAAGCTGCCCCGAGCTCGAGTCGTCAAGTGCTTCAACATCGTCCCGAACTCGGTCATGGCGAACCCGAGCGTCGGCGGGGAGATGCCGGACATGATGATCGCCGGCAACGATCCCACGGCGAAGTCGGAGGTGGTCTCGATCCTCCGGCAGTTCGGTTGGCCGGGCGCGATCGACGTCGGAGGAATCGAGGGAGCCCGATGGCTCGAGGCGCTCGTGCCGCTCTGGGTGCGCGTCGCGTCCAGCTTCGCCAACTTCCGCGTCGCCTTCAAGGTCCTTCGTTAG
- a CDS encoding ATP-binding cassette domain-containing protein — protein MDDPIIAEALVKVYNGKIRAVDGVSFRVREGELFGFLGPNGAGKTTTVGMLTANLRPTQGRASVGGLDVAKDSTEVKRRIGLVFQESTADSDLTGRENLELQAALYAVPTAEANQRIDSLLERMQIADAAERPVKTFSGGMRRRLELAAGIVHAPRLLFLDEPTLGLDPQGRAGFWRYIQELRKELGLTVFLTTHYLDEADNLCDRLAIIDHGKIVATGTPAELKDRLGGDIITIRLKESGHNLTALFSGLAGVVSVQTQDGAYRIKCANGEAMIPQVVEAAAGAGETVTGVSLKRPSLDEVFLEFTGREFREEEGPTATDMAVRIGQVRQGMGRGGR, from the coding sequence ATGGACGATCCGATCATCGCCGAAGCGCTCGTCAAGGTCTACAACGGCAAGATCCGAGCCGTGGACGGCGTGAGCTTCCGGGTCCGCGAGGGCGAGCTGTTCGGCTTCCTCGGGCCCAATGGTGCCGGGAAGACCACCACGGTCGGGATGCTCACCGCGAACCTGCGCCCGACCCAGGGCCGCGCGAGCGTCGGCGGCCTCGATGTCGCCAAGGACTCGACCGAGGTGAAGCGCCGGATCGGGCTCGTGTTCCAGGAGTCGACCGCCGACAGCGATCTGACCGGTCGCGAGAACCTCGAGCTTCAGGCTGCGCTGTACGCGGTCCCGACCGCGGAAGCGAATCAGCGAATCGACTCGCTGCTCGAGCGCATGCAGATCGCCGACGCCGCCGAGCGCCCCGTGAAGACGTTCTCGGGCGGCATGCGCCGACGCTTAGAGCTCGCGGCGGGGATCGTCCACGCGCCGCGGCTCCTCTTCCTCGACGAGCCCACGCTCGGACTCGACCCGCAGGGCCGCGCCGGCTTCTGGCGCTACATCCAGGAGCTCCGCAAGGAGCTCGGCCTCACCGTGTTCCTCACGACGCACTACCTGGACGAGGCGGACAATCTCTGCGACCGGCTCGCGATCATCGACCACGGCAAGATCGTCGCCACGGGCACGCCGGCCGAGCTCAAGGACCGGCTCGGCGGCGACATCATCACGATCCGCCTCAAGGAGTCCGGCCACAATCTCACGGCCCTGTTCTCGGGCCTCGCCGGCGTGGTCTCGGTCCAAACGCAGGACGGGGCGTACCGCATCAAGTGCGCCAACGGCGAGGCGATGATCCCACAGGTCGTGGAGGCCGCGGCCGGCGCCGGCGAGACTGTCACCGGGGTCTCGCTCAAGCGGCCGAGCCTGGACGAGGTGTTCCTCGAGTTCACGGGCCGGGAGTTCCGGGAGGAGGAGGGGCCGACCGCGACCGACATGGCGGTGCGGATCGGCCAGGTGCGTCAGGGCATGGGCCGGGGAGGTCGCTGA